In Methylacidiphilum infernorum V4, a single window of DNA contains:
- a CDS encoding lipid-A-disaccharide synthase N-terminal domain-containing protein translates to MTSYGFWVATTVDFLGIHWSPMKVIGWIGNILFFSRFIIQWIATEKKKAVVVPLAFWYCSLLGSLLLLIYAFYRWDSVFIFAYLFSWIPYSRNLYFAHKERMNSKNNLSSGFNPQSTQASYSQDCPQDQKAVKKSFP, encoded by the coding sequence ATGACGAGCTACGGCTTTTGGGTTGCCACTACGGTTGATTTCCTCGGCATTCATTGGAGTCCAATGAAAGTCATCGGATGGATTGGAAATATTCTTTTTTTTTCCCGCTTTATTATACAATGGATAGCGACGGAAAAGAAAAAGGCGGTGGTTGTCCCTCTCGCTTTTTGGTATTGCAGCTTGCTGGGTTCCCTTTTGCTTCTTATCTATGCGTTTTACCGGTGGGATTCGGTTTTCATCTTCGCCTACTTGTTCAGTTGGATTCCCTACAGCAGGAACCTCTATTTCGCCCATAAAGAGCGAATGAACTCTAAAAATAACCTCTCAAGTGGTTTTAATCCCCAATCTACGCAAGCCTCTTACTCCCAGGACTGCCCGCAAGATCAAAAGGCCGTTAAAAAATCGTTTCCTTGA
- a CDS encoding DJ-1 family glyoxalase III: MKRALVILAPGFEEIEAVVPIDLLRRAKIEVVVAGVLPGVISGSRKIRLIPDYDLEDVLEEEFDCIILPGGAEGAENLKKDVRIKELLEKQVRAGRWVAAICAAPGCLVQFGLFPSAKMTCHPSLWDDFPQESLDRYSGVVVDGQLITAKAAGRAVEFAFEVIRRLLGEEAVEEVNRSFLFPYALEMEPQKE; this comes from the coding sequence ATGAAACGCGCATTGGTGATTCTTGCTCCGGGTTTCGAGGAAATCGAGGCGGTTGTTCCCATCGATTTATTGAGAAGAGCAAAAATAGAGGTTGTGGTTGCCGGCGTTTTGCCGGGGGTGATTTCCGGATCGAGAAAGATACGGCTTATCCCCGACTATGACTTGGAAGATGTCCTGGAAGAGGAATTCGATTGCATTATCCTTCCTGGAGGAGCGGAAGGAGCGGAAAATTTGAAAAAAGATGTACGCATCAAGGAACTCCTTGAAAAGCAGGTTCGGGCAGGAAGATGGGTCGCCGCCATTTGTGCCGCCCCGGGCTGCCTGGTTCAATTCGGTCTTTTCCCCTCGGCCAAGATGACTTGCCATCCTTCCCTGTGGGACGATTTTCCTCAAGAAAGCTTGGATAGGTATAGCGGAGTTGTTGTGGATGGACAGTTGATTACTGCGAAAGCGGCGGGTCGGGCGGTTGAATTTGCTTTTGAAGTTATTCGCCGGCTGTTGGGAGAAGAGGCGGTTGAAGAAGTCAACAGGTCTTTTCTTTTCCCCTATGCCCTGGAGATGGAGCCGCAAAAAGAATAA
- a CDS encoding DUF1802 family protein, with protein sequence MSESFPTEQAEDFLNSLEQYAFKDWQIVVEALGKGKQSILLRKGGIQEKEFQLKSPFFWLLPTHYHEELHQVKPEYRFVEKDEGEESSPGCLLLKYVAWVQEDFFVTDWEIVRRLSPFYIWEEPILKKRFDYGKKKGLSVLILRVYRAYPPLEVKEDEKAMRGCRSWVKMASPFTPRRFEAVIDEKKFCEIRKNILLRIKGLL encoded by the coding sequence GTGAGTGAATCTTTCCCTACTGAACAGGCTGAAGATTTTTTAAACTCCCTAGAGCAGTATGCATTTAAAGATTGGCAGATCGTGGTCGAGGCCTTGGGTAAAGGAAAGCAGTCTATCCTCTTGAGAAAGGGGGGAATTCAAGAAAAAGAATTTCAGTTGAAATCCCCTTTTTTCTGGCTTTTACCCACGCACTATCATGAAGAATTACACCAGGTTAAACCCGAGTACAGGTTTGTAGAAAAAGATGAAGGGGAAGAATCTTCTCCCGGCTGCCTACTGCTTAAGTATGTAGCTTGGGTCCAGGAAGATTTTTTCGTCACGGATTGGGAAATAGTTCGCCGTCTCTCTCCATTTTACATTTGGGAAGAGCCGATTTTGAAAAAACGCTTTGATTACGGAAAAAAGAAGGGACTGTCTGTTCTTATCTTAAGGGTATATAGAGCCTATCCGCCCCTGGAAGTTAAAGAGGACGAGAAGGCGATGAGAGGGTGCCGTTCCTGGGTAAAAATGGCTAGCCCTTTTACGCCGAGACGGTTCGAAGCGGTGATAGATGAGAAAAAATTTTGTGAAATCCGTAAAAATATTTTACTTAGAATTAAGGGGCTGTTATGA
- the pgsA gene encoding CDP-diacylglycerol--glycerol-3-phosphate 3-phosphatidyltransferase has translation MNLPNQLSLARIGMCGLFVADLSIDWPFQATMALFIFLLASLTDLLDGWIARNFNLVSELGKLLDPLADKILISAALLSLLQFNYAPLWAVITMISREFLITGLRTLLAIHGKVMAADFGGKQKTLSQMIFIIGCFVSLSLKETKLQMGFLGTILENALFPMMLLTVAITVVSGTNYFYRNWELIHKEPEKKCE, from the coding sequence TTGAATTTGCCGAACCAACTTTCCTTGGCAAGAATAGGAATGTGCGGTCTTTTCGTTGCCGATTTGAGCATCGATTGGCCCTTTCAAGCGACGATGGCCCTATTTATTTTTCTCTTGGCAAGCCTTACCGATCTTCTCGATGGATGGATAGCTCGAAACTTCAACCTGGTAAGCGAGCTGGGGAAACTGTTAGATCCCTTGGCCGATAAGATATTGATCAGCGCCGCTCTTCTTTCTCTCCTCCAGTTCAATTATGCCCCTTTATGGGCGGTAATCACCATGATTTCAAGAGAATTTTTAATTACCGGGTTGCGTACCCTGCTGGCTATTCATGGAAAAGTGATGGCGGCCGATTTCGGTGGGAAGCAAAAGACCCTTTCCCAGATGATTTTTATCATCGGCTGTTTTGTTTCCCTAAGTTTAAAGGAAACAAAACTGCAGATGGGATTTTTGGGGACTATCCTGGAAAATGCCCTTTTCCCCATGATGCTTTTAACGGTTGCCATTACCGTCGTTTCGGGGACAAACTACTTTTACCGCAACTGGGAATTGATCCATAAAGAACCGGAGAAAAAGTGTGAGTGA
- a CDS encoding DUF5666 domain-containing protein has translation MKPFQILTLIAFLVMILSPRLAFAHGNLEHILGTVSSVSDKTLVVETKKGELKTIELSDSTQYIYKGNSASLDQLKKGMRVVIHAKKKGDKWEAKEVKFGAQKKAPDSTPQ, from the coding sequence ATGAAACCTTTTCAGATTTTGACTCTTATCGCTTTTCTTGTCATGATTTTAAGCCCGCGGCTGGCTTTTGCTCATGGCAATCTCGAACATATTCTCGGCACGGTCAGTTCCGTGTCGGATAAAACCCTGGTCGTAGAAACCAAGAAAGGGGAGCTAAAAACGATCGAGCTGAGCGACTCAACCCAATACATTTACAAGGGTAATTCGGCTTCTTTAGATCAATTAAAAAAGGGAATGAGGGTAGTCATCCATGCGAAAAAAAAAGGGGATAAATGGGAAGCCAAGGAGGTGAAATTTGGCGCCCAGAAAAAAGCTCCGGATTCAACTCCTCAATAA
- a CDS encoding c-type cytochrome — protein MLKRIFYSLCSLLGLLFIAVCLFAYFLMREGFTARSNPPALEKWIATTALSLSIPKTVKETKNPIPFSQEVLNESRDHFADHCALCHGNNGSGETPIGKNLYPKPRDLRSREVQKKSDGEIYYIIHNGIRWTGMPAWGEKDQDEDSWKLVHFIRHLPYLTKEEEKEMEKMNPVSPHELQEEKEEEKFLEEDHSLGNSSEEEQQNAMKMESK, from the coding sequence ATGTTGAAAAGAATTTTTTACAGCCTCTGTTCGCTACTCGGCCTGCTTTTTATAGCGGTTTGCCTTTTTGCCTACTTTTTAATGCGAGAAGGATTTACGGCAAGGAGCAATCCTCCTGCCCTAGAAAAGTGGATCGCGACCACCGCCCTCTCCCTGTCCATTCCTAAGACGGTCAAGGAGACGAAAAACCCGATCCCCTTCTCTCAAGAGGTCTTGAACGAGTCCAGGGATCATTTTGCCGATCATTGTGCGTTATGCCATGGGAATAACGGCAGTGGAGAGACCCCTATCGGCAAAAATCTTTATCCTAAGCCCAGGGACTTGAGGTCGAGAGAGGTGCAAAAAAAATCTGACGGGGAAATCTACTATATCATCCACAATGGCATACGGTGGACAGGCATGCCCGCATGGGGGGAAAAAGACCAGGATGAAGACAGTTGGAAGCTCGTTCACTTTATTCGTCATCTCCCGTATTTGACGAAAGAGGAAGAAAAGGAAATGGAAAAAATGAATCCGGTCAGTCCCCATGAACTTCAGGAAGAAAAAGAGGAAGAAAAATTTCTTGAAGAAGACCATTCTTTGGGGAATTCTTCTGAAGAGGAACAACAGAATGCAATGAAAATGGAGAGCAAGTAA
- a CDS encoding BsuPI-related putative proteinase inhibitor — MKILRIFIPSMFVTLAYGIDISPSKNTHPDILQAPRKHWSILPFADPKRIDKANQINFRKIQPSVKIEPSRLSLSSLKDSLTTPSLRIVLTVVNNGRRTYTFSFPDSQRFDFRIRNASGQIIYVWSEDKEFLPMVGTTALNPNDSLTYSEVVALEDLDQPLTPGTYWIESILANYPEISATTTLIVDP, encoded by the coding sequence ATGAAGATCCTACGGATCTTTATCCCCTCGATGTTCGTTACCTTGGCCTATGGTATCGACATTAGCCCAAGTAAAAACACCCACCCGGACATCCTCCAGGCTCCCCGCAAACATTGGTCTATCCTTCCCTTTGCTGATCCCAAAAGGATAGACAAGGCCAACCAGATTAATTTTCGCAAAATTCAGCCCTCTGTTAAAATCGAGCCCAGCCGTCTGTCTCTCTCCTCTCTTAAAGACAGCCTTACAACGCCATCGCTGCGGATTGTCCTTACGGTGGTTAACAACGGACGCAGGACTTATACTTTTAGCTTTCCCGATTCCCAAAGATTTGATTTCAGGATAAGAAATGCAAGCGGCCAGATTATCTACGTGTGGTCGGAAGACAAGGAATTCCTGCCCATGGTGGGTACAACCGCCTTAAATCCCAATGATTCCCTAACTTACAGCGAAGTTGTTGCCCTCGAAGATCTTGACCAACCCCTCACCCCGGGAACTTACTGGATAGAATCAATCTTGGCTAACTACCCGGAAATTTCTGCGACGACCACCCTGATCGTCGATCCGTAA
- a CDS encoding NAD-dependent epimerase/dehydratase family protein, whose translation MKKAVVAGAGGFIGHHLVSFLKGKQYWVRGVDIKEPEYEKSQSDEFLLLDLRYWENCLRATREVDEVYQLAADMGGIGYISTNHAEIAKNNILINTHMLEASYQNGVKRYFYSSSACIYPAYKQRSADVVPLKEEDAIPAEPEEGYGWEKLFAEKLCQYYQEDKRLETRVARFHNVYGPLGTYEGGREKAPAAICRKVALAEDAAEIEVWGDGRQTRSFLYIEDCVEGIYLIAQSDYSKPLNLGSEELVTIDQLVEMVAKVAGKKVRIKHDLSKPQGVRGRNSDNTKLYSLLGWKPKYSLLEGLQRTYPWIADRLAQKRKALQGLNSRL comes from the coding sequence ATGAAGAAAGCCGTTGTAGCCGGGGCCGGTGGATTTATCGGCCATCACTTGGTCAGTTTTTTAAAAGGAAAGCAATACTGGGTAAGGGGCGTGGATATTAAGGAGCCTGAGTATGAGAAGAGCCAAAGCGATGAGTTTCTGCTTCTTGATCTCAGGTACTGGGAAAATTGCCTGCGTGCCACAAGAGAGGTTGACGAGGTCTACCAGCTGGCCGCCGACATGGGCGGTATCGGTTACATATCAACCAACCATGCCGAGATCGCTAAAAACAATATTTTAATTAATACCCACATGTTGGAAGCCTCTTATCAAAATGGGGTCAAGCGCTACTTCTATTCTTCGTCTGCTTGCATCTATCCTGCCTACAAGCAGAGATCCGCCGATGTAGTTCCTCTTAAAGAAGAAGATGCCATCCCCGCGGAACCTGAGGAAGGTTACGGATGGGAAAAGCTTTTTGCCGAAAAACTCTGCCAATACTATCAAGAAGATAAACGACTCGAAACGAGGGTGGCAAGGTTCCATAATGTATATGGACCCTTGGGGACTTATGAAGGGGGAAGAGAAAAGGCCCCGGCAGCGATATGTAGAAAAGTGGCTTTAGCCGAGGATGCTGCGGAGATCGAAGTCTGGGGTGATGGCCGGCAAACCCGCTCCTTTCTTTATATAGAGGACTGCGTTGAAGGGATTTACTTGATTGCCCAATCGGATTATTCTAAGCCCCTGAATCTAGGATCAGAAGAGCTTGTCACCATTGATCAACTCGTGGAAATGGTGGCGAAAGTGGCGGGCAAAAAGGTTCGTATCAAGCACGACCTATCGAAGCCCCAGGGGGTAAGGGGAAGAAATAGCGATAATACGAAGCTTTATTCACTCCTTGGATGGAAGCCCAAGTATAGCTTGCTTGAAGGCTTGCAAAGAACTTATCCATGGATAGCGGATCGGTTGGCGCAAAAAAGAAAAGCGCTCCAGGGGCTGAATAGCCGGCTTTGA
- a CDS encoding WcaI family glycosyltransferase — protein MAAYRILFLGINYWPEKTGIGIFNTGRCEFLSSKGYEVSMITAFPYYPFWEIPAEYRGKWFKDESRNGVKILRSFIYVPKKVSTLSRIVHEASFLFSSLLRALLVKKPDLLFIVSPPLGLGLSAFFLSKLWNIPYIFHVPDLQPDAARDLGMINSNLFFDILYKIEKFAYDNAAKVSTLTPTMRQKIISKGIAAEKVLLLPDWADPLLFSLPERNGALKFREKYGLEERIIVAHTGNMGVKQGLDIVIEAAERLKEKKGIVFLLVGDGADRRRLEEKAQSLNLPQLKFIPLLPKEEYLALLSAADIALVTQKKEVGDIVFPSKVMTYLSAAKPVIGAVNKNSEVAKVILEAGAGRVVPAEDSKAMAEAVGELAADAQLRQRFGEEGRAYALRTWQKKKVLEEMEKAVEDLLKK, from the coding sequence ATGGCTGCCTACCGGATCCTTTTCTTAGGCATTAATTATTGGCCTGAAAAAACGGGTATAGGCATTTTTAATACGGGTCGTTGTGAATTTTTATCGTCCAAGGGCTACGAGGTTTCAATGATTACCGCCTTCCCCTATTATCCCTTTTGGGAAATACCTGCTGAATATCGGGGAAAATGGTTTAAGGATGAAAGCCGCAACGGGGTGAAAATCTTGCGTTCTTTTATTTACGTTCCCAAGAAAGTGTCGACCCTTTCTAGGATCGTCCATGAAGCTTCTTTTCTTTTCTCTTCCCTTCTTAGGGCACTTTTGGTCAAAAAACCCGACCTGCTCTTCATTGTTTCTCCGCCTCTTGGGCTCGGTTTATCCGCTTTTTTTTTGAGCAAGCTCTGGAATATTCCCTATATCTTCCATGTCCCCGATCTCCAACCCGATGCGGCAAGAGATTTGGGAATGATCAACTCCAATCTCTTTTTTGATATTCTCTATAAAATAGAAAAGTTTGCTTACGACAATGCCGCAAAAGTATCGACTCTTACCCCGACCATGAGGCAGAAGATCATCTCCAAGGGAATAGCGGCCGAGAAAGTTCTCCTTCTTCCCGATTGGGCTGACCCCCTTCTTTTCAGCCTTCCCGAAAGAAACGGAGCCCTCAAGTTTAGAGAAAAATATGGATTAGAAGAGCGCATTATTGTGGCCCATACGGGTAATATGGGGGTCAAACAGGGGCTGGATATAGTCATTGAAGCGGCAGAACGGTTGAAGGAAAAAAAGGGGATCGTTTTTCTCCTCGTCGGCGACGGTGCCGATAGGCGCAGGCTGGAAGAAAAAGCCCAAAGCTTAAACCTTCCCCAGCTCAAATTTATTCCTCTCCTTCCCAAGGAAGAATACTTGGCCCTTCTTTCGGCTGCCGATATCGCCCTGGTCACCCAAAAAAAAGAAGTGGGAGATATCGTTTTTCCTTCGAAGGTGATGACCTACCTTTCCGCTGCAAAACCGGTCATCGGTGCGGTCAATAAAAACAGCGAGGTAGCTAAGGTAATTTTGGAGGCTGGAGCTGGCCGCGTCGTTCCGGCTGAAGACTCCAAGGCAATGGCTGAAGCTGTGGGTGAATTAGCCGCAGATGCCCAGCTTAGGCAACGGTTTGGGGAGGAAGGCAGGGCTTATGCTTTAAGAACGTGGCAAAAAAAGAAGGTCCTCGAGGAGATGGAAAAAGCCGTAGAGGACCTTTTAAAAAAATAG